The segment GACCCCGAGCGTGGCGAGCATCTCGTCCATCTCACGGACGACGCCGACCAGGCGCTCGTCCCGGGAGCCGACCATCAGCCGGACCTTCAAGTGGTTCCTGATCTCCGGGGAGTTGGCGAGAAGCAGCGTCCAGGGGCTGACCGCGTCGTAGTACGCCTGATCCCCGAAGAACGTGTTGGCGACCCGCTCGTCGGGCTCCAGCGAGAGGTCTTTCAACAGGGGCGGAGCGATGGCTGACACCCGGGCGAAGATCTTGGGGTACTTGAAGCCGATGTGGAGTGCGCCGAAGCCTCCCATCGAGAAGCCCTCGATCGTTCTCGCCCACGGCCCGGGGATCGTCCGGTAGGTGGCGTCGACATGGTTGACCAGGTCGCCGGCGATCGTCTGCTCCACCGGGCGCGCGCCGTCCTTGGAGTCGACGTACCAACCGATGGGCAGGGCTTGCGGCAGCACCGCGATGGTCGGCGGCATGGCGCCGACGCGGATCGCGGCGTCGATCCGCTGCACCGCGGCGCCGCCCTGGCGGGCGTTGCCGAAGCCACCGTGCAGCCAGTAGACGACCGGGAAGCGGGCATCCGGATCGTCTTCGTAGGCGGG is part of the Streptomyces sp. NBC_01262 genome and harbors:
- a CDS encoding alpha/beta hydrolase — encoded protein: MTAPTAHAPEHIPEYTPEELAVFEQQWIDTVQDDQELTRFGLYPQGSRDRGKGELQGSYQIYLPPAYEDDPDARFPVVYWLHGGFGNARQGGAAVQRIDAAIRVGAMPPTIAVLPQALPIGWYVDSKDGARPVEQTIAGDLVNHVDATYRTIPGPWARTIEGFSMGGFGALHIGFKYPKIFARVSAIAPPLLKDLSLEPDERVANTFFGDQAYYDAVSPWTLLLANSPEIRNHLKVRLMVGSRDERLVGVVREMDEMLATLGVEHECHVVAGADHDYPVLLDGLGERYAAFWRK